One window from the genome of Rariglobus hedericola encodes:
- the ispE gene encoding 4-(cytidine 5'-diphospho)-2-C-methyl-D-erythritol kinase — protein MTLVLSSPAKLNLFLAITGRRADGFHDLVSVAAPLEFGDTLTVELRPAGFSLECDDPALEIDGTNLVLRAAQAFAEAASWTGGAHFSLQKRIPMGAGLGGGSSNASTALLALNQLAGGVLTMEELGTVAATLGSDCPLFLQDGPVIMRGRGESLRVPPPQAIDRLRGRRVLVFKPAFGISTVWAYRQLAAGAPASYLPSVAAETQLMTWMDDATAPAEELLFNNMEVPAFTKHIALPVALECLREEFDLAPRMSGSGSACFAFLPENAPVAAITARIRELWGAEAFVTETRLA, from the coding sequence GTGACGCTCGTCTTATCCAGTCCCGCCAAGTTAAACCTCTTCCTCGCGATCACGGGGCGGAGGGCAGACGGCTTTCACGACCTCGTGTCGGTGGCGGCGCCTTTGGAGTTCGGCGATACGCTCACGGTCGAACTGCGGCCGGCGGGATTCTCTCTCGAATGTGACGATCCGGCCTTGGAAATCGACGGGACGAATCTGGTGCTGCGCGCGGCGCAGGCTTTCGCGGAGGCGGCCTCGTGGACGGGTGGAGCGCATTTCTCTTTGCAGAAACGCATTCCCATGGGAGCAGGTTTGGGTGGAGGCAGCAGCAATGCATCCACGGCGCTGCTGGCGTTGAATCAACTGGCCGGTGGCGTGCTCACGATGGAAGAACTCGGGACGGTCGCCGCGACGCTGGGCTCGGATTGTCCGCTGTTTTTGCAGGATGGGCCGGTCATCATGCGCGGGCGAGGGGAGTCGTTGCGCGTGCCGCCGCCGCAGGCGATCGACCGGTTGCGCGGACGGCGCGTGTTGGTCTTCAAGCCGGCGTTTGGCATCAGCACCGTCTGGGCTTACCGCCAACTGGCGGCCGGTGCGCCGGCCAGTTACCTGCCGTCGGTGGCGGCCGAGACTCAGTTGATGACATGGATGGATGATGCTACGGCGCCGGCCGAAGAGTTGTTGTTTAACAATATGGAAGTGCCCGCGTTCACCAAACATATTGCCCTGCCGGTGGCATTGGAGTGCTTGCGGGAGGAATTCGATCTGGCGCCGCGTATGAGTGGCAGCGGGAGCGCGTGCTTTGCTTTTCTGCCGGAAAACGCCCCGGTCGCCGCAATCACGGCCCGGATTCGGGAGCTTTGGGGCGCGGAGGCATTTGTGACGGAGACGCGTCTGGCCTGA
- the preA gene encoding NAD-dependent dihydropyrimidine dehydrogenase subunit PreA, producing the protein MPTLSTVVDGLKLPNPFIIGSGPPGTNLSVINRAFREGWGGVIAKTVSLDASKVVNVSPRYAKLHSNNGEIIGWENIELISDRPFKIWEDEFKRCKDAQPPGALIASIMEEFNKDAWIELVQRCEAAGVDAFELNFSCPHGLPERKMGAAMGQDPAILEEVCGWVKSATKLPVWAKMTPNITHIEDPGRAALRGGATGLAAINTIRSVMGVNLETLRPEPTVEGYTTPGGYSSKAVKPIALRMVMELATMIQKEFPDRSLSGLGGIETGEDAAQFILLGADTVQVCTGVMKFGYECVKPMQDQLLAFMEKHKFETIADFKGKSLPYFTTHADLVVKQTARKDAQKAAVAASASATKKMVANDAEWTGDDFVKQSNDLAR; encoded by the coding sequence ATGCCCACCCTATCCACTGTCGTCGACGGCCTGAAGCTTCCCAATCCTTTCATCATCGGCTCCGGCCCTCCCGGCACCAACCTCAGTGTGATCAACCGCGCGTTTCGCGAGGGCTGGGGCGGCGTCATTGCCAAGACCGTCAGTCTCGACGCCTCGAAGGTCGTCAACGTTTCCCCCCGCTACGCCAAACTCCACTCCAACAACGGCGAGATCATCGGCTGGGAAAACATCGAGCTCATCAGCGACCGTCCCTTCAAAATCTGGGAGGACGAATTCAAGCGCTGCAAAGATGCCCAGCCTCCCGGTGCGTTGATCGCCTCCATCATGGAGGAGTTCAACAAGGACGCGTGGATCGAGCTCGTGCAGCGTTGCGAGGCGGCCGGCGTCGATGCGTTCGAACTCAACTTCTCCTGCCCTCACGGTTTGCCTGAACGCAAGATGGGCGCCGCCATGGGCCAGGACCCCGCGATTCTCGAGGAAGTGTGCGGTTGGGTGAAGTCCGCCACCAAGCTCCCCGTCTGGGCAAAGATGACGCCCAACATCACCCACATCGAAGATCCGGGCCGCGCCGCACTTCGCGGCGGCGCCACCGGTCTCGCAGCCATCAACACGATCCGCAGCGTGATGGGCGTTAACCTCGAAACGCTGCGCCCCGAACCCACCGTCGAGGGCTACACCACGCCCGGCGGCTATTCGTCGAAAGCCGTGAAACCCATCGCACTTCGCATGGTCATGGAGCTCGCGACCATGATTCAGAAAGAATTCCCCGATCGCAGTCTCTCCGGCCTCGGCGGAATCGAAACGGGCGAGGACGCCGCGCAGTTTATTCTCCTCGGTGCCGACACCGTTCAAGTCTGCACAGGCGTCATGAAGTTCGGCTACGAATGCGTGAAGCCCATGCAGGACCAGCTCCTCGCGTTCATGGAAAAACACAAATTCGAGACCATCGCGGACTTCAAAGGCAAGAGTCTCCCCTACTTCACCACGCACGCCGATCTCGTCGTCAAACAAACCGCCCGCAAGGACGCCCAAAAAGCCGCGGTCGCCGCCTCCGCTTCAGCCACGAAAAAAATGGTCGCCAACGATGCGGAATGGACCGGCGACGATTTCGTCAAGCAGTCCAACGACCTCGCCCGCTAA
- a CDS encoding peptide ABC transporter substrate-binding protein — protein sequence MRPSAARPPSSVLCLLSAVLCLLSITGCTKRETAVERGNREQILIRGMGPEVADLDPHLATTANDYTVLSALFEGLVAEDPQTLAPVPGVAERWELSADGLTYTFHLRANARWSNGEPVTSRDFIGSWKRVLTPSLAADNAYLLYIVQNAEAFHKAKLTNFSQVGFSAPDDRTVRITLEHPAASFLSMVQHWVWWPVHVPTLEKSGSPYTRGNRWTLPATFVGNGPFALKEWRTGQHIDVVKSATYWDAATVRLNGIRFLPIEDLNAEERAFRSGQLHLTEAMPVAKVDAYRKDNPAVLRIDPYLGTYYYTLNTNRPFLNDVKVRRALALAVDRAGIAEKILRAGQQPAHAFTPPGTAGYTSTSGIATDFNEARRLLTEAGYPEGKGAPVLEILLNTSDNHRIIAEAMQATWRAELGLEIRLLNMEGKSVLAARRAKDFQILRSSWIGDYNDPATFLSVWTADSGNNHSGWSNPAYDQLLFQAARTSDATARNALFEQAEAILIADAPFVPIYHYTHVFLLNPSVQGWHPTILDHHPYKHVWLQSQ from the coding sequence ATGCGTCCGTCCGCCGCCCGTCCTCCGTCCTCCGTCCTCTGTCTTCTGTCCGCCGTCCTCTGTCTTCTGTCCATCACCGGCTGCACCAAACGCGAAACCGCCGTCGAACGCGGTAACCGCGAACAGATTCTCATCCGCGGCATGGGCCCCGAGGTCGCCGATCTCGACCCGCACCTCGCCACCACCGCCAACGATTATACCGTCCTCTCCGCTCTCTTCGAGGGACTCGTGGCCGAAGACCCGCAGACTCTCGCCCCCGTCCCCGGTGTCGCCGAACGCTGGGAACTGTCCGCCGACGGGCTCACCTATACGTTTCACCTTCGCGCCAACGCCCGCTGGTCTAACGGCGAGCCGGTCACCTCGCGCGATTTCATCGGCTCCTGGAAACGCGTGCTCACGCCGTCCCTCGCCGCCGACAACGCGTATCTTCTCTACATCGTCCAGAACGCCGAGGCGTTTCACAAAGCCAAGCTCACGAATTTTTCCCAGGTCGGCTTCTCCGCACCCGACGACCGCACCGTCCGCATCACGCTCGAGCACCCCGCCGCCTCCTTCCTCTCCATGGTGCAGCACTGGGTGTGGTGGCCCGTGCACGTGCCCACGCTCGAAAAATCCGGCTCACCCTACACGCGCGGCAACCGCTGGACGCTCCCCGCCACGTTCGTCGGCAATGGTCCGTTCGCCCTCAAGGAATGGCGCACCGGCCAGCACATCGACGTGGTCAAGTCCGCCACCTACTGGGACGCCGCGACCGTCCGCCTGAACGGCATTCGCTTCCTGCCCATCGAGGATCTCAACGCCGAGGAACGCGCGTTCCGCTCCGGCCAGCTTCACCTCACCGAGGCCATGCCCGTCGCCAAGGTCGACGCCTACCGCAAGGACAACCCCGCCGTCCTCCGCATCGATCCGTATCTCGGCACCTACTACTACACGCTCAACACCAACCGACCTTTCCTTAACGACGTCAAAGTCCGCCGCGCCCTCGCCCTCGCCGTGGACCGCGCAGGCATCGCCGAAAAAATCCTTCGCGCCGGCCAGCAACCCGCCCACGCCTTCACCCCTCCAGGCACCGCCGGCTACACGTCCACCTCCGGCATTGCCACCGACTTCAACGAAGCCCGCCGCCTGCTCACCGAAGCCGGTTATCCCGAAGGCAAAGGCGCGCCCGTCCTCGAAATCCTGCTCAACACCTCCGACAACCATCGCATCATCGCCGAGGCCATGCAGGCGACCTGGCGCGCCGAGCTCGGCTTGGAAATCCGCCTGCTCAACATGGAAGGCAAAAGCGTGCTCGCCGCCCGCCGCGCAAAAGATTTCCAGATCCTGCGTTCGTCCTGGATCGGTGACTACAACGACCCCGCGACGTTCCTCTCCGTGTGGACGGCCGACAGCGGCAACAACCACAGCGGCTGGAGCAACCCCGCCTACGACCAGTTGCTCTTCCAAGCCGCCCGCACCTCCGACGCCACCGCTCGCAACGCACTCTTTGAACAAGCCGAAGCGATCCTCATCGCCGATGCACCGTTCGTCCCGATCTATCATTACACGCACGTCTTCCTGTTAAACCCATCCGTGCAAGGCTGGCATCCAACGATCCTCGATCACCACCCCTACAAGCACGTTTGGCTTCAAAGCCAGTAG
- a CDS encoding carboxypeptidase-like regulatory domain-containing protein: MKSKRIFFVAIFLLILGVSLWWSISPKKPAESSHAAALIEPSQEPTQQITEPTLIVPPPRNASPEDLHQWWLKMSKLDQKFEWKMPIEFYGKVIDDEGLPVSAAIVSMHWTDISPNGTSERTMTADTQGNFSLNGVNGKRLIIRIKKDGYRIYDSGNRFSFEYAAYYEPEWHVPNAGNPVIFKMHKNRQADPLVVRENQEAELSSGQKRSFVIGPKGAAVMVERLPNIDTSRKGWAARISVPGGGLVISTVEFPIEAPETDYMETIEVTDKTPKPVVWQGDNGAAFFVKTQQGYGRVTVRNTPGAAWVYVTSYFNPNPASRNLEFDPAKVIKPAP, translated from the coding sequence ATGAAATCCAAACGAATCTTTTTTGTCGCGATATTTTTATTAATACTAGGTGTCAGCTTATGGTGGTCTATATCCCCAAAAAAGCCGGCCGAATCGTCGCATGCGGCTGCGTTAATCGAACCCTCACAAGAACCAACGCAGCAAATCACGGAACCGACCTTAATCGTTCCGCCTCCTCGCAACGCAAGCCCTGAGGATCTGCATCAATGGTGGCTTAAAATGTCTAAGCTAGATCAAAAATTTGAATGGAAGATGCCAATAGAGTTTTACGGAAAAGTCATAGATGATGAAGGGCTTCCAGTATCGGCCGCAATCGTAAGCATGCATTGGACCGATATCTCTCCCAATGGCACCTCCGAACGGACTATGACAGCTGATACTCAGGGAAATTTTAGTTTAAACGGAGTTAACGGTAAGCGCTTAATTATTCGTATAAAGAAAGATGGTTACAGAATATATGATAGCGGCAACCGATTCAGCTTTGAATACGCTGCCTACTATGAACCGGAGTGGCACGTTCCGAATGCAGGCAACCCGGTCATCTTTAAGATGCATAAAAACCGCCAGGCCGACCCGCTTGTTGTTCGTGAAAATCAAGAGGCTGAACTTTCCTCAGGTCAAAAGCGTTCCTTTGTTATAGGCCCCAAAGGTGCGGCCGTGATGGTGGAACGTTTGCCCAATATAGATACTAGCCGCAAGGGTTGGGCGGCCCGTATAAGCGTTCCCGGTGGTGGTCTCGTTATATCGACAGTAGAGTTTCCGATTGAGGCTCCAGAAACTGATTACATGGAAACCATTGAGGTAACAGATAAAACACCCAAGCCAGTTGTTTGGCAGGGCGATAACGGCGCAGCCTTTTTTGTTAAAACGCAGCAAGGGTATGGTCGGGTCACAGTGCGCAACACACCTGGCGCGGCTTGGGTCTATGTCACGTCCTACTTTAATCCGAACCCGGCCAGCCGGAACTTGGAATTTGATCCCGCCAAAGTGATAAAGCCCGCGCCGTAA
- a CDS encoding IspD/TarI family cytidylyltransferase gives MPRTAAILLAAGSGHRMNGTVEDKILAPLGGRPLFVHSATAFAESGVADFYVIVYRDQKQMLELSAYAPTPALFVPGGEERQDSVAAALAALPPDIGKVFIHDCARPFVRVDQLIALHKIVLREDAVVLAHRVTDSIKEHRADGHLKSLNRDKLWAMETPQVFARDLIDAAYAKVAKKKLHITDDAAAVELLKHPVAILENSHANPKLTTPADLPWFEYLLSQSQS, from the coding sequence ATGCCACGCACCGCCGCCATCCTTCTCGCCGCAGGCAGCGGCCATCGCATGAACGGGACCGTCGAGGACAAGATCCTCGCCCCCCTCGGTGGTCGCCCGCTCTTCGTGCACTCGGCCACCGCGTTCGCCGAGAGCGGTGTCGCGGATTTCTACGTCATCGTTTACCGTGATCAGAAGCAGATGCTCGAGCTATCTGCCTACGCCCCGACTCCCGCCCTCTTCGTCCCCGGCGGCGAAGAGCGTCAGGACTCCGTGGCCGCCGCGCTCGCTGCTCTCCCGCCCGACATCGGCAAGGTGTTTATCCACGACTGCGCACGCCCGTTTGTCCGCGTCGACCAGCTCATCGCCCTGCACAAGATCGTTCTGCGCGAAGATGCCGTCGTCCTCGCCCATCGCGTGACCGACTCTATTAAAGAGCACCGTGCCGACGGCCACCTCAAGTCCCTCAACCGCGACAAACTCTGGGCCATGGAAACCCCCCAGGTTTTTGCCCGCGATCTGATCGACGCCGCCTACGCCAAGGTCGCCAAGAAAAAGCTCCACATCACTGACGACGCCGCCGCCGTGGAACTCCTTAAACACCCCGTCGCCATCTTGGAAAACTCGCACGCCAACCCCAAGCTCACCACGCCCGCCGACCTGCCTTGGTTCGAGTATCTCCTCTCGCAATCGCAGTCATGA
- the ptsP gene encoding phosphoenolpyruvate--protein phosphotransferase yields MSTDKRGKTETLVQGIAASQGIAYGQAFLYLQSDVEVPAYQVEPEKRMQEISRFDHAILVTRQQIQKIMSEVDKNLGPEEAQIFDAHLLVLEDQALISETIREFETSGRNIETCFNKVSQRYIKAFSEIDDEYLRERSGDIRDVAQRVLQNLLGHSSQNLSQLVEKRVVIANDISPSDAAGIDSSQALAIVTDSGSKTSHAVIVARSMKVPAVVAVRDLTKQVMPGDWVLVDGYEGLVILNPTQQTLFRYGQIQIQKKGFEQRLMEANRRPATTLDGVTITLRANIEKVDECALVKEYLADGVGLFRTEFLYLNAGHIPSEEDQFHAYKAVAESLAPSPVVIRTLDLGGDKPMAGHPHLFPKEDNPFLGYRAIRFCLDHPEIFKDQLRAILRASAHGDIRMMYPMISGRDELTRANVMLTECKEELKAKKIPFNAAVQVGAMIEIPSAAITSDVLAKDCDFFSIGTNDLIQYLLAVDRVNNRIAHLYEPTHPAVIRMLKLVVDEAHKNKIKVSVCGEMAGDSVYAPLLLGLGVDELSMTPPLIPAVKYLIRSMKLSDSQKLAEDALKLTSAKEIFTLCNEFSRMRVKLN; encoded by the coding sequence ATGTCCACGGATAAACGCGGTAAAACCGAGACTCTGGTGCAAGGCATCGCCGCCTCGCAGGGAATCGCTTATGGCCAGGCGTTTTTGTATCTGCAGAGCGACGTCGAAGTGCCGGCCTATCAGGTCGAGCCCGAGAAACGCATGCAGGAGATCTCGCGCTTCGATCACGCGATCTTGGTTACGCGCCAGCAGATCCAGAAGATCATGTCCGAGGTGGACAAGAATCTCGGGCCCGAGGAAGCCCAGATTTTTGATGCACATCTCCTCGTCCTCGAAGACCAGGCGCTGATTTCGGAAACGATCCGCGAGTTCGAGACGAGCGGGCGAAACATCGAGACCTGCTTCAACAAAGTTTCGCAGCGTTACATCAAGGCGTTCTCCGAGATCGATGATGAATACCTGCGCGAGCGTTCCGGTGACATCCGCGATGTCGCGCAACGCGTTCTCCAGAATCTTCTCGGACACTCCAGCCAGAATCTCAGCCAGCTCGTGGAAAAACGCGTGGTCATCGCCAATGACATCTCGCCCTCGGACGCGGCCGGTATCGACAGCTCGCAGGCATTGGCGATCGTCACCGATTCCGGCAGCAAAACGAGCCATGCGGTGATTGTGGCGCGTTCGATGAAAGTGCCCGCCGTGGTCGCCGTGCGCGACCTGACGAAGCAAGTGATGCCCGGCGACTGGGTGCTCGTGGATGGTTACGAAGGCCTGGTCATTCTCAACCCGACCCAGCAGACGCTTTTCCGTTACGGACAGATTCAGATTCAGAAGAAAGGCTTCGAGCAGCGCCTCATGGAGGCCAACCGTCGTCCCGCCACCACGCTGGACGGCGTCACGATCACGCTGCGCGCCAACATCGAAAAGGTCGACGAGTGTGCGCTGGTGAAGGAATACCTCGCAGACGGCGTGGGGCTTTTCCGCACCGAGTTTCTTTATCTCAACGCGGGCCACATCCCCAGCGAGGAAGACCAGTTTCACGCTTACAAAGCCGTGGCCGAGTCGCTCGCTCCCTCGCCGGTCGTCATTCGCACGCTCGATCTCGGCGGTGATAAACCGATGGCGGGCCACCCGCACCTTTTCCCGAAGGAGGACAATCCCTTCCTCGGCTACCGCGCGATTCGGTTCTGCCTGGATCATCCGGAAATTTTCAAAGACCAGTTGCGCGCCATCCTGCGCGCGAGCGCCCACGGTGACATCCGGATGATGTATCCGATGATCAGCGGGCGCGATGAACTCACGCGCGCGAACGTCATGCTCACCGAGTGCAAGGAAGAGCTGAAGGCCAAGAAAATCCCCTTCAATGCCGCGGTGCAGGTCGGCGCCATGATCGAGATCCCCAGCGCCGCCATCACGTCGGACGTGCTGGCGAAGGATTGCGATTTTTTCAGCATCGGGACGAATGACCTGATTCAATACCTGCTCGCGGTGGACCGCGTGAACAACCGGATCGCGCATCTCTACGAGCCAACGCATCCGGCGGTGATTCGCATGTTGAAGCTCGTGGTCGATGAAGCCCACAAGAACAAGATCAAGGTCAGCGTGTGCGGCGAGATGGCCGGTGATTCGGTTTATGCGCCGCTGTTGCTCGGACTCGGAGTCGATGAATTGAGTATGACGCCCCCGCTGATCCCGGCGGTTAAATACCTGATTCGTTCCATGAAGCTCAGCGATTCCCAGAAGCTCGCCGAGGATGCGTTGAAACTCACCTCCGCGAAGGAAATCTTCACGCTGTGCAATGAGTTCAGCCGCATGCGCGTGAAGTTGAATTGA
- the ispF gene encoding 2-C-methyl-D-erythritol 2,4-cyclodiphosphate synthase — protein sequence MTSLRIGHGYDIHRIVAGRPMILGGVRFEADYGLDGHSDADALTHAICDALLGAAALPDIGHFFPNTDPAYKNIDSQVLLQRVTAELAKLGWRIVNIDASVIAEKPKIYPRLAEMKSALARSTGLGVGQIGLKATTNEGVDQIGEGLAIAAHAVALIEHV from the coding sequence ATGACCTCCCTCCGCATCGGTCACGGTTACGACATCCACCGCATCGTCGCGGGACGTCCGATGATCCTCGGCGGTGTGCGCTTCGAAGCCGACTACGGCCTCGACGGTCACTCCGATGCCGACGCCCTCACCCACGCGATTTGCGACGCGCTCCTCGGCGCCGCCGCCCTGCCCGACATCGGTCATTTTTTCCCCAACACCGATCCCGCCTACAAGAACATCGATTCGCAGGTTCTGCTCCAACGCGTGACCGCCGAGCTCGCCAAGCTCGGTTGGCGCATCGTCAACATCGACGCCTCGGTCATCGCCGAAAAACCCAAGATCTACCCGCGCCTCGCCGAGATGAAGTCCGCCCTCGCGCGCTCCACCGGACTCGGCGTCGGCCAGATCGGCCTTAAGGCCACCACCAACGAGGGCGTTGACCAAATCGGCGAGGGTCTCGCCATCGCCGCCCACGCCGTCGCGCTCATCGAGCACGTTTAA
- a CDS encoding Zn-dependent hydrolase → MTLDPKRTVAELKELRRLTGDENGAQRVAFGGTWLSARAWLRAKLEELPVEMHTDAAGNFWATLKGDSERALVIGGHLDSVPNGGWLDGCLNVVAGVEILRRIVTQYGGRPPVTVRLVDWADEEGARFGKSLFGSSACAGTLDMDEARKLTDKTGTRLPEALQACDLEFESVKDSGVELKSAAAYIELHIEQGPVLLDLDLPLAAVLGTFGVERHAITFRGQAAHSGSTPMNRRKDAFLAAARMSPEIYAITDRNGGVCTIGSCTTKPGIVTSVVAECRITLDQRHLDADALARMLAEAKAASERFAMEGGMTVEWERLWHIEPRPFAPELIELCDEAIKETCGVSHRMPSGPLHDAAEMCGAGVPTVMMFVQSLHGISHNKIEDTKEEHLEACVVAFDRLAEKTMTWIKHSA, encoded by the coding sequence ATGACCTTAGATCCGAAGCGAACAGTGGCCGAGCTGAAGGAATTGCGCCGGCTCACCGGTGATGAAAACGGTGCGCAACGCGTGGCGTTTGGCGGAACGTGGTTGAGCGCGCGCGCGTGGCTGCGCGCCAAGCTCGAGGAGCTGCCGGTGGAAATGCACACGGACGCGGCGGGGAATTTCTGGGCGACGTTGAAGGGTGATTCCGAGCGCGCGCTGGTGATCGGCGGTCATCTGGATTCGGTTCCGAACGGCGGCTGGCTCGACGGCTGCCTCAACGTGGTCGCGGGCGTGGAGATTCTGCGGCGCATCGTAACGCAATATGGTGGACGCCCGCCGGTGACGGTGCGGCTCGTGGATTGGGCGGACGAAGAAGGTGCGCGCTTTGGGAAAAGTTTATTCGGTTCGTCGGCATGCGCGGGCACGCTCGACATGGACGAGGCACGAAAGTTGACGGACAAAACGGGCACGAGGTTGCCCGAGGCGTTGCAGGCGTGTGATCTGGAGTTTGAGAGCGTGAAGGACAGCGGCGTGGAGTTGAAGTCCGCGGCCGCCTACATCGAATTGCACATCGAGCAAGGTCCGGTGCTGCTGGACCTCGACCTGCCGCTGGCCGCAGTGCTGGGGACGTTCGGCGTGGAACGGCATGCGATCACGTTTCGCGGCCAGGCGGCGCACTCGGGCAGCACGCCGATGAATCGGCGCAAGGATGCGTTCCTGGCGGCGGCACGGATGAGTCCGGAAATTTATGCGATCACGGACCGGAACGGCGGCGTGTGCACGATCGGATCCTGCACGACGAAGCCGGGGATCGTGACAAGTGTGGTGGCGGAGTGCCGGATCACGCTCGATCAACGGCATCTGGATGCGGACGCGCTGGCGCGCATGCTGGCCGAGGCGAAGGCGGCCAGCGAACGCTTCGCGATGGAGGGAGGCATGACCGTGGAGTGGGAACGGTTGTGGCACATCGAACCGCGTCCGTTTGCGCCGGAGTTAATCGAACTCTGCGACGAGGCGATTAAGGAAACGTGCGGAGTATCGCACCGCATGCCGTCGGGCCCGTTGCACGATGCGGCGGAAATGTGCGGAGCGGGCGTGCCGACGGTGATGATGTTCGTGCAAAGTTTGCACGGCATCAGTCACAACAAAATCGAAGACACGAAAGAAGAACACCTCGAAGCCTGCGTGGTTGCGTTCGACCGCCTCGCGGAAAAAACAATGACGTGGATCAAGCATAGCGCATAA
- the pyrF gene encoding orotidine-5'-phosphate decarboxylase, whose product MPCDLILALDVPTREEAAPILRQLRGELRWVKIGLQMFTAYGPDYVKAVADEGFNIFLDLKLHDIPNTVAKAVESLAPLPIGMLTLHASGGREMMTYARKAQLASKPDLLLLGVTVLTSMDATGLCELGVSVSPESQVSRLGQLASDSGLTGLVCSPLEVSMLRKHLPAGIQLVTPGIRPAGEAGGDDQKRIMTPGDAARAGSSYIVVGRPILKAKDPVAATRAILADLASA is encoded by the coding sequence ATGCCTTGCGATCTCATCCTCGCCCTCGACGTCCCCACCCGTGAAGAAGCCGCGCCGATTCTCCGTCAGCTCCGTGGCGAACTGCGCTGGGTCAAGATCGGTCTTCAAATGTTCACCGCCTACGGTCCTGATTATGTGAAGGCCGTCGCCGATGAAGGTTTTAATATCTTTCTCGATCTTAAGCTCCACGACATCCCCAACACCGTCGCCAAGGCCGTCGAGTCCCTCGCCCCGCTTCCCATCGGCATGCTCACGCTCCACGCCTCCGGTGGCCGCGAGATGATGACCTACGCCCGCAAAGCCCAGCTTGCCTCCAAGCCCGACTTGCTGCTCCTCGGCGTCACCGTGCTCACCTCGATGGACGCCACCGGCCTCTGCGAACTCGGCGTCTCCGTGTCTCCCGAATCACAGGTCTCGCGTCTCGGCCAGCTCGCCTCCGACTCCGGCCTCACCGGTCTCGTTTGTTCGCCGCTCGAAGTCTCCATGCTCCGCAAACATCTTCCCGCCGGCATCCAGCTCGTCACGCCCGGCATCCGTCCCGCCGGTGAAGCCGGTGGCGATGACCAGAAACGTATCATGACTCCCGGCGACGCCGCCCGCGCCGGCTCCAGTTATATCGTTGTCGGGCGCCCGATTCTCAAAGCCAAGGACCCCGTCGCCGCCACCCGTGCCATCCTCGCCGACCTCGCCTCTGCCTGA